A window of Onychostoma macrolepis isolate SWU-2019 chromosome 01, ASM1243209v1, whole genome shotgun sequence contains these coding sequences:
- the tuba8l2 gene encoding tubulin, alpha 8 like 2: MRECISVHVGQAGVQMGNTCWELYCLEHGIQPDGQMPNRKPVGGHDDSFTTFFSETGAGKYVPRAIFVDLEPTVIDEVRTGTYRQLFHPEQLISGKEDAANNYARGHYTIGKEIIDSVLDRIRKLADQCTGLQGFLVFHSFGGGTGSGFTSLLMERLSVDFGKKSKLEFAIYPAPQVSTAVVEPYNSILTTHTTLEHSDCAFMVDNEAIYDICRRNLDIERPSYTNLNRLISQIVSSITASLRFDGALNVDLTEFQTNLVPYPRIHFPLATYAPVISAEKAYHEQLSVAEITNSCFEPSNQMVKCDPRHGKYMACCLLYRGDVVPKDVNVAIAAIKTKRSIQFVDWCPTGFKVGINYQPPTVVPGGDLAKVQRAVCMLSNTTAIAEAWARLDHKFDLMYAKRAFVHWYVGEGMEEGEFSEAREDMAALEKDYEEVGIDSFEEDEEGEEF, translated from the exons ATG CGTGAGTGTATCTCTGTCCACGTTGGCCAGGCTGGCGTCCAGATGGGGAACACCTGCTGGGAGCTGTACTGTCTGGAACATGGTATCCAGCCCGACGGCCAGATGCCCAACCGCAAACCAGTGGGTGGCCATGATGACTCCTTCACCACATTCTTCAGTGAGACTGGAGCTGGCAAATATGTACCCCGCGCCATCTTTGTAGACCTTGAGCCAACAGTCATTG ACGAGGTCCGCACAGGCACCTATCGCCAGCTGTTTCATCCCGAGCAGCTCATCTCAGGCAAAGAGGATGCAGCGAATAACTACGCCCGTGGGCACTACACCATTGGCAAGGAGATCATTGACTCCGTACTGGACCGCATACGCAAACTG GCTGACCAATGCACAGGGCTGCAAGGTTTCCTGGTCTTCCACAGTTTTGGTGGAGGCACCGGCTCAGGCTTTACCTCCCTTCTGATGGAGCGTCTCTCTGTTGACTTCGGAAAGAAGTCCAAGCTGGAGTTTGCCATATATCCGGCTCCGCAGGTGTCTACGGCTGTGGTGGAGCCGTACAACTCCATCCTGACCACTCACACCACCCTGGAGCACTCCGACTGTGCCTTCATGGTGGATAATGAGGCCATCTACGACATCTGCAGGAGGAACCTGGATATCGAGCGTCCGTCCTACACCAACCTCAACCGGCTCATCAGCCAGATCGTTTCCTCCATCACCGCCTCTCTGCGCTTCGACGGCGCCTTGAACGTCGACCTTACGGAGTTCCAGACCAACTTGGTGCCCTACCCTCGTATCCACTTCCCCCTGGCTACATACGCTCCGGTCATCTCCGCTGAGAAGGCCTACCACGAGCAGCTCTCAGTGGCTGAGATCACCAACTCATGTTTCGAGCCCAGCAACCAGATGGTGAAGTGCGATCCTCGGCATGGAAAGTACATGGCCTGCTGTTTGCTGTATAGAGGAGACGTGGTGCCAAAAGACGTCAACGTCGCCATCGCAGCCATCAAGACCAAAAGAAGCATCCAGTTTGTGGACTGGTGTCCCACTGGCTTCAAGGTGGGCATCAACTATCAGCCCCCAACCGTGGTTCCTGGAGGAGACTTGGCCAAGGTGCAGCGGGCCGTGTGCATGCTTAGCAACACCACAGCCATCGCTGAGGCCTGGGCTCGTCTGGACCACAAGTTTGACCTGATGTATGCCAAGAGAGCCTTCGTGCACTGGTACGTGGGTGAAGGCATGGAAGAGGGAGAGTTCTCTGAGGCCAGAGAAGATATGGCAGCACTGGAGAAGGATTATGAAGAAGTGGGCATCGATTCATTTGAAGAAGATGAGGAAGGGGAAGAGTTCTAA